Proteins encoded by one window of Salvia splendens isolate huo1 chromosome 14, SspV2, whole genome shotgun sequence:
- the LOC121764197 gene encoding putative disease resistance protein At1g50180, whose product MEMEYDIELENMPEEESEPISSRIDFCGINSKIAGSCNCYKFTKDNILGEGQGIFFSIIGTAGVGKTTLAKKLFDDPSIQIHFVLRAWVKVSRKCEYNEILRCILAQLDPSIRHQMLTQGEDDHDFEKLVGVLEERLKNNKCLIVMNDVWEWDRRLMDRFPKENVRIWLQAGLE is encoded by the coding sequence ATGGAGATGGAGTACGATATTGAACTAGAGAATATGCCCGAGGAAGAAAGCGAACCTATATCCTCAAGAATTGATTTTTGTGGAATCAACTCAAAGATTGCTGGATCATGTAATTGTTATAAGTTCACCAAGGATAATATTCTTGGAGAAGGTCAAGGAATTTTCTTTTCCATTATTGGGACGGCGGGGGTTGGAAAGACAACTCTagctaaaaaattatttgacgaTCCATCGATTCAGATACATTTTGTGCTTCGAGCATGGGTTAAAGTGAGCAGAAAATGTGAATACAATGAAATATTACGATGCATTCTAGCTCAACTGGATCCCAGCATTCGCCATCAAATGCTTACCCAAGGAGAGGACGACCATGACTTTGAGAAATTAGTTGGAGTCTTGGAAGAGAGATTGAAGAATAACAAGTGTCTAATTGTGATGAATGATGTATGGGAATGGGACAGACGACTAATGGATAGATTTCCAAAAGAGAATGTCCGAATTTGGTTACAAGCAGGCTTAGAATGA